In one window of Crocosphaera subtropica ATCC 51142 DNA:
- a CDS encoding SDR family oxidoreductase encodes MLNNSDLILVAGATGGVGQLVVAKLLEKNLSVRALTRNQDKAQQMFDNKVDIVVGDIRYPDTLRTATKDVTHIICCTGTTAFPSQRWDFANLFDPKNTPQAVDGEGVKNLILATPKNLKRFVFVSSCGVLRKDKLPFNILNTFGVLDAKLYAENTLKSSGLPYTIIRPGRLIDGPYTSYDLNTLLRAKTDGKKAVVLGTGDTLNGETSRIDVANVCVECLNYDVTINQAIDIINSGVRPAVIDWKQLFNSIM; translated from the coding sequence ATGCTAAATAATTCAGATTTAATTTTAGTGGCAGGTGCTACCGGTGGTGTCGGTCAATTAGTGGTAGCTAAATTATTAGAAAAAAATCTTTCTGTTCGTGCTTTAACTCGAAATCAAGACAAAGCCCAACAGATGTTTGATAATAAAGTTGATATTGTGGTCGGAGATATTCGTTATCCTGATACTCTGAGGACAGCCACGAAAGATGTCACTCACATTATTTGTTGTACAGGAACCACGGCTTTTCCTTCACAACGATGGGATTTTGCTAACTTATTTGACCCTAAAAATACACCTCAAGCTGTGGATGGAGAAGGAGTAAAAAACTTGATTTTAGCTACTCCTAAAAACCTCAAACGATTTGTGTTTGTCTCTTCTTGCGGTGTGTTAAGGAAAGATAAATTACCTTTTAATATTCTTAATACCTTTGGGGTACTTGATGCTAAACTCTATGCAGAAAATACACTTAAAAGTTCGGGATTACCTTATACAATTATCAGACCTGGACGATTAATCGATGGTCCGTACACTTCTTATGATCTGAATACTTTACTGAGAGCCAAAACTGATGGAAAGAAAGCTGTTGTTCTGGGAACTGGCGATACTCTAAATGGAGAAACGAGCCGTATTGATGTGGCCAATGTTTGCGTTGAGTGTTTGAATTATGACGTAACTATTAATCAAGCTATTGATATCATTAATTCAGGAGTAAGACCCGCCGTTATTGATTGGAAGCAACTTTTTAATTCAATAATGTAG
- a CDS encoding PEP-CTERM sorting domain-containing protein, which yields MKQYLLPLVLGTIIASIGHAPSSASQLVWTDTEEDALYRSNLDGSSVTKILDLTTIEGEFRDYDPFGITTDGNKLFWTDRTLEAIFTSNLDGTNAAELIDFNAAFGNSDYRAREITTDGHQLFWVDHSQDSVYRANLDGTNAIQLIDLEATFGNTGSTSGYTPLGITNNGSQIFWTDAITDSIYQANLDGTGATQLISLDSALGDAIYVPRSITTDGNSLFWTDSFFSNEDIYSASIDGTGVTKITELGPSVNPTGITTNGSKLFWLAAVGQTVNIANLDGTGISTIVDLEAEFGMANYSPQAITIIPDTNVVPEPLTILGAGTAVAFGTGFKRKLAKTKKK from the coding sequence ATGAAACAATACTTGTTACCTTTAGTTTTAGGCACAATTATTGCCAGTATTGGTCATGCCCCCAGTTCAGCATCACAGTTGGTGTGGACTGATACCGAAGAAGATGCTTTGTATCGCTCTAACTTAGATGGTAGTTCGGTAACAAAAATTCTTGACCTAACTACTATAGAAGGAGAATTTCGAGACTATGACCCCTTTGGAATTACAACGGACGGAAATAAGCTTTTTTGGACAGATCGTACATTAGAAGCTATTTTCACTTCTAATCTTGATGGTACTAATGCCGCTGAACTTATTGACTTTAATGCTGCATTTGGTAATTCTGATTATCGTGCTAGAGAAATTACTACGGACGGTCATCAGTTATTTTGGGTTGATCATTCACAGGATAGTGTCTATCGTGCGAATTTGGACGGGACAAATGCCATACAATTAATTGATTTAGAGGCTACATTTGGTAATACAGGCTCAACGAGTGGTTATACACCTCTAGGTATTACTAATAACGGTTCTCAAATATTTTGGACTGATGCTATCACGGACTCTATTTATCAAGCAAATTTAGACGGGACTGGAGCAACGCAATTAATTAGCTTGGATAGTGCTTTAGGTGATGCAATTTATGTTCCAAGGAGTATTACTACTGACGGCAATAGCTTATTTTGGACAGACAGCTTTTTCTCTAACGAGGATATTTATAGTGCTTCAATCGATGGTACAGGAGTAACAAAAATTACAGAATTAGGGCCTTCTGTAAATCCCACAGGTATCACTACTAATGGAAGTAAATTATTCTGGCTGGCTGCGGTGGGACAAACCGTCAACATTGCTAATTTAGATGGGACGGGAATTAGCACAATTGTTGATTTAGAGGCTGAATTTGGTATGGCTAATTATTCACCACAAGCCATAACTATTATTCCAGATACGAATGTTGTTCCTGAACCTCTAACCATCCTTGGAGCAGGAACCGCCGTAGCCTTTGGAACAGGATTCAAACGGAAATTGGCGAAAACTAAGAAAAAATAG
- a CDS encoding GNAT family N-acetyltransferase — translation MNTLLTNKASPLDLDCLKKAKVIIRKATLDDLQQIYQLYKTVAQDCPGNLTQEDSEISCSYVKQEVSQGLTRGLILVVENQGTIIGYLKAFTSKFHCQTHVLTHATMMIHPLWQNQGYGGKLLDSYLEEIKQNMPWILRFELLPHQSNTKAIRFYTRHGFIIESLAHQKIRNRRRNFEDEVTMVWFNPNFTNH, via the coding sequence ATGAATACCCTGTTAACAAATAAAGCCTCTCCTCTCGATTTAGATTGTCTAAAAAAAGCCAAAGTCATTATTCGTAAAGCGACCCTTGATGATCTTCAACAAATTTATCAACTTTATAAAACAGTAGCTCAAGACTGTCCAGGCAATTTAACTCAAGAAGACTCAGAAATTAGTTGCTCTTATGTTAAGCAAGAAGTCAGCCAAGGATTAACAAGAGGACTCATTTTAGTCGTAGAAAATCAGGGGACAATTATTGGTTATCTCAAAGCATTCACCTCTAAGTTTCATTGTCAAACTCATGTGTTAACTCACGCCACGATGATGATACATCCTTTATGGCAAAATCAAGGGTATGGAGGGAAACTACTTGACAGTTATCTCGAAGAAATAAAACAAAATATGCCGTGGATTCTCCGCTTTGAATTATTACCTCATCAAAGTAATACTAAAGCCATTCGCTTCTATACAAGACATGGATTTATCATTGAAAGTTTAGCGCACCAAAAAATTAGAAATCGAAGAAGAAATTTTGAAGATGAAGTCACAATGGTTTGGTTTAATCCTAATTTTACCAATCATTGA
- a CDS encoding DUF262 domain-containing protein has product MNLQSDKIKQQELIETDIQEGRKKVDYNTVEYPLEFFIEQISQKQIDDELNWDTRQQSYFIESLLMGLPVLNIVIDSNENIIDGKQKLYTTINFVNGHLKLENLNKLSTLNGFHFQDLLLSRQRKFKRMTVRTIVLSPSSDASYWLNYQS; this is encoded by the coding sequence ATGAACTTACAATCAGATAAGATTAAACAACAAGAACTAATAGAAACGGATATTCAGGAAGGTCGTAAAAAAGTTGATTACAACACGGTAGAATATCCCCTTGAATTTTTCATTGAACAGATTAGTCAAAAACAAATTGATGATGAGCTTAATTGGGATACTAGACAGCAATCTTATTTTATCGAATCTTTATTGATGGGTTTACCTGTCCTTAATATCGTCATAGATAGTAATGAGAATATTATCGATGGTAAGCAAAAATTGTACACAACGATTAACTTTGTTAATGGTCATTTAAAACTAGAAAATCTTAATAAATTATCAACTTTAAATGGCTTCCACTTCCAGGACTTACTACTATCTAGACAAAGAAAATTTAAGAGGATGACTGTCAGAACAATCGTTCTTTCACCCTCATCTGATGCGTCTTATTGGCTAAATTATCAAAGTTAG
- a CDS encoding GIY-YIG nuclease family protein — translation MTIDLPSQPGTYCLVFSCSTSSPVTIGKLGTYQINPGYYCYIGSAFGQGGLKSRINRHLQINKRHHWHLDYLISHLTPLNIYYSTDTIKQECQWAELLFEDEQSSIPIKKFGSSDCNCPAHLFYYEFNPQLKTFPPQCLTIVLQSSVAQKVERPPTLKGKDTPPVP, via the coding sequence ATGACTATTGATTTACCATCTCAACCAGGAACTTATTGTTTAGTTTTTTCTTGTTCTACTTCATCACCAGTGACCATCGGAAAACTAGGAACTTATCAAATCAACCCTGGTTATTATTGTTATATTGGTAGTGCCTTTGGACAAGGAGGACTCAAATCAAGAATTAATAGACATTTACAAATTAATAAACGTCATCATTGGCATCTTGATTATCTTATATCTCATTTAACTCCTCTTAATATCTACTATTCAACTGATACTATTAAGCAAGAATGTCAATGGGCTGAGTTATTATTTGAAGATGAACAGTCAAGTATTCCTATTAAGAAGTTTGGGTCATCAGATTGTAATTGTCCTGCTCATTTATTTTATTATGAATTTAACCCTCAATTGAAGACATTTCCTCCTCAATGTCTTACGATTGTATTACAAAGCAGTGTAGCTCAGAAGGTAGAGCGTCCCCCAACGTTGAAGGGGAAGGATACCCCGCCAGTCCCATGA
- a CDS encoding thermonuclease family protein — MRKLALTFIALALSSCFSQREPITLITPSPPSIAPTETALPNCVNSDCDCSDFATQQEAQAVFNAFKNDPHRLDSNSDGIACESLPRQAIANNSQPLPSPPAVINNSLVANLPTCSVKAGSVYDGDTLRVLCNGQEIKIRFACIDAPEAKQAGGIEARDHLRSLLNNSGNQVKVNAITNDRYGRTVAELYTPAGELVQLRQVQDGMVWGNDKYKSDCPSWNAIAQAQQQAQQGKRGIWAGNPIPPWDWRRSQ, encoded by the coding sequence ATGAGAAAACTAGCTCTCACTTTCATTGCTTTGGCTTTATCAAGCTGTTTCTCACAGCGTGAACCGATTACCCTCATCACTCCTTCTCCTCCTTCTATAGCCCCTACTGAAACTGCATTACCCAACTGTGTCAATTCAGATTGTGATTGCTCAGACTTTGCTACCCAACAAGAAGCACAGGCCGTCTTCAATGCCTTCAAGAATGACCCTCATCGACTTGATAGTAATTCTGATGGCATTGCTTGTGAATCTTTACCACGTCAGGCGATCGCTAACAATTCTCAACCATTACCGTCACCACCAGCCGTCATTAATAACTCATTAGTTGCTAACCTTCCCACTTGTTCGGTCAAAGCAGGAAGTGTCTATGATGGAGATACTTTACGGGTTTTGTGTAATGGCCAAGAAATTAAGATCCGCTTTGCTTGCATAGACGCACCGGAAGCCAAGCAAGCAGGGGGAATAGAAGCCCGTGACCATTTGCGATCGCTACTTAATAACTCAGGTAATCAAGTCAAGGTTAACGCCATTACTAATGACCGCTATGGTCGTACTGTTGCTGAATTATATACACCCGCAGGGGAATTAGTACAACTTCGACAAGTACAAGATGGGATGGTTTGGGGGAATGACAAATATAAGTCGGATTGTCCTTCATGGAATGCGATCGCACAAGCTCAACAACAAGCACAGCAAGGGAAACGGGGAATATGGGCAGGGAATCCTATACCCCCGTGGGATTGGAGACGTTCTCAATGA
- a CDS encoding phosphodiester glycosidase family protein, translated as MFHLLLTSCQTRSELDNLSNNPINSKQVQSRPLVHKIHELPTAKVHTLLIPSESNFKIDVAVSETLKTVEDFAQETEAIAVLNGGFFDPVNSQTTSYVIKEGEAIADPSNNPRLMDNPQLEPYLKQILNRSEFRRYQCNELTRYAITYHQEPVPENCQLTESIGGGPQLLPNLSAEEEAFFESVNGQVTRDPLGLERANARTAIAITSSGDVLWIMVEQTSPSTGLSLLKLREFLESLDVTSAMNLDGGSSSSFFYQGDSFYGKQSTDGNVIKRPIKSVLFIVKPVQ; from the coding sequence TTGTTTCATCTTCTTCTCACTTCTTGCCAAACGAGATCAGAATTAGATAACTTATCAAACAATCCAATCAACAGTAAGCAAGTTCAATCTCGTCCTCTGGTTCACAAAATTCATGAACTTCCTACAGCTAAAGTTCATACTCTATTAATTCCTTCTGAAAGTAATTTTAAAATTGATGTAGCTGTTTCTGAAACCTTAAAAACTGTAGAAGATTTTGCCCAAGAAACTGAAGCAATCGCCGTCTTAAATGGGGGGTTCTTCGACCCAGTAAATAGCCAAACAACTTCTTATGTCATTAAAGAAGGAGAGGCCATTGCTGACCCTTCAAATAATCCAAGATTGATGGATAATCCGCAGTTAGAACCTTATCTTAAACAAATCCTCAATCGTAGTGAATTTCGCCGTTATCAGTGCAATGAACTGACTCGTTATGCCATTACTTACCATCAAGAGCCGGTACCAGAAAATTGTCAACTCACCGAAAGTATTGGCGGTGGTCCACAATTACTCCCTAATCTTAGTGCAGAAGAAGAAGCTTTTTTTGAGTCTGTTAATGGTCAAGTCACTCGTGATCCTTTGGGACTTGAAAGAGCTAATGCACGAACGGCGATCGCCATTACTTCATCAGGAGATGTTCTCTGGATTATGGTCGAGCAAACATCACCATCAACCGGATTATCGTTATTAAAATTGAGAGAGTTTTTAGAAAGTTTAGATGTTACTTCAGCTATGAATTTAGATGGAGGAAGTTCTTCGTCTTTCTTTTATCAAGGTGATAGTTTTTATGGAAAACAATCAACAGATGGCAATGTAATTAAACGTCCCATTAAATCAGTTTTATTTATTGTTAAGCCTGTTCAATAA
- a CDS encoding DsbA family protein — MSIPIPKRPSGYRLGSSNAPIQIEMFFDLECPFSKKGWQTILKVLKAYDAETIYLILQPMTLSNHRQSWDATKAAMTVAQDNAEKFVDFVSYLFDHQSEFNEKAFKDKTQTDWHNLLADYALDSNLWNKREKFIQLLNSEEIYNQARIPARFAAIRGVWSTPTFFINGAQTTDLSSQSNLQDWQDKINSLL; from the coding sequence ATGTCGATTCCTATTCCTAAACGTCCCAGTGGTTACAGATTAGGTAGCAGTAACGCACCTATACAAATCGAGATGTTTTTCGATCTCGAATGTCCTTTTTCTAAAAAAGGTTGGCAAACAATTCTCAAAGTGCTTAAGGCATACGACGCTGAAACAATCTATTTAATTTTACAACCAATGACATTGAGCAACCATCGTCAAAGTTGGGATGCAACTAAAGCGGCCATGACCGTGGCACAAGATAACGCAGAGAAGTTTGTTGATTTTGTTAGTTATCTTTTTGACCATCAGTCAGAATTTAATGAGAAAGCTTTTAAAGATAAAACTCAAACAGATTGGCATAATTTACTAGCAGATTATGCGCTAGATAGTAATCTTTGGAATAAAAGAGAAAAATTTATTCAGTTACTAAACAGCGAAGAAATATATAATCAAGCTAGAATACCTGCTCGTTTTGCCGCAATACGAGGTGTATGGTCTACTCCCACCTTTTTTATTAATGGCGCACAGACAACAGATTTATCATCTCAATCTAATTTACAAGACTGGCAAGACAAAATTAATTCCCTCTTATGA
- a CDS encoding nuclear transport factor 2 family protein: MTTDEKSQLTAINDAFYRSFEKRDIKTMSQLWWQGSSCTCIHPGGNVLKGWDMIRHSWETIFKNTDYLEIDTEIINIELGQEIANIILIEKVTQINQGRRLEAQSIATNSFRKMAQKWCLVHHHGSPIMRR; encoded by the coding sequence ATGACTACTGATGAGAAATCACAATTAACTGCCATTAATGATGCTTTTTATCGTTCTTTTGAGAAACGAGATATTAAAACAATGAGTCAATTATGGTGGCAAGGTTCAAGCTGTACCTGTATTCATCCTGGGGGTAATGTTCTTAAAGGATGGGATATGATTCGTCATTCTTGGGAAACTATCTTTAAAAACACTGATTATTTAGAAATTGATACAGAAATTATTAATATTGAACTAGGTCAAGAAATTGCTAATATTATACTCATTGAAAAAGTCACACAAATCAATCAAGGGCGAAGATTAGAAGCACAATCAATAGCCACTAATAGTTTTAGAAAAATGGCACAGAAATGGTGCTTAGTTCATCATCATGGTAGTCCTATTATGCGAAGATAA
- a CDS encoding transposase family protein — MPKAEDIIDVVIGKPGPTSDINICRQTLNKFKINQTFSADKAYIGETQIITPHKKTKKRELTEAQIKENKALSSNRIFVEHLIRVVKVFKVVQERFRLHKSRYKSVLLTVCGLVRLRISSLILKIIESSQSGEVIDVIMSHSFMSKLELIPSTPY, encoded by the coding sequence TTGCCAAAAGCTGAAGATATTATTGATGTAGTAATTGGAAAACCTGGGCCGACAAGTGACATTAACATCTGTCGGCAAACTTTAAATAAATTCAAGATAAACCAAACTTTTAGTGCTGATAAAGCCTACATTGGAGAGACTCAAATTATCACTCCGCATAAAAAAACTAAGAAAAGAGAATTAACTGAAGCTCAAATAAAAGAAAATAAAGCTTTATCATCTAATCGGATTTTTGTTGAGCATTTAATTCGAGTTGTCAAAGTATTTAAAGTAGTTCAAGAAAGATTTCGCTTACATAAGAGTCGATATAAATCGGTTTTGTTAACCGTTTGTGGATTAGTTCGGTTGAGAATTAGTTCCTTGATTTTGAAAATAATAGAATCCTCCCAATCTGGAGAGGTAATTGACGTTATAATGAGCCATAGTTTTATGTCCAAATTAGAGTTAATTCCTTCAACCCCTTATTAA
- a CDS encoding HD domain-containing protein yields the protein MTDWEAQFKTAELMALKAHQGEQYGNFPYHHHLQEVVNVLIEFGATLNNPETALILIAAWLHDSVEDTSLTYDLILNRFGQEVADIVEAVTDEPGRNRKERKALTYAKTRKNEKAIILKLADRIANLRASRLYNSQKLKIYAKEQKDFEQALQAYSNSPLSQQLWTELEHTLTAFH from the coding sequence ATGACTGATTGGGAAGCACAATTTAAAACAGCAGAATTGATGGCATTAAAAGCACATCAAGGAGAACAATATGGGAACTTTCCTTATCATCATCATCTTCAAGAAGTGGTTAATGTTTTGATTGAGTTTGGAGCCACTTTAAATAACCCTGAAACTGCTCTCATTCTTATCGCTGCTTGGTTACATGATAGTGTTGAAGATACCAGTTTAACCTATGACTTAATCCTTAATCGATTTGGTCAAGAAGTTGCTGATATTGTTGAAGCTGTAACTGATGAACCAGGAAGAAATCGCAAAGAACGTAAAGCTTTGACCTATGCTAAAACAAGGAAAAATGAGAAAGCAATTATCCTTAAATTAGCTGATAGAATTGCTAATTTAAGAGCTTCTCGATTATATAATTCTCAAAAACTCAAGATATATGCTAAGGAACAAAAAGATTTTGAACAGGCTTTACAAGCTTATTCAAATAGTCCGCTTTCTCAACAACTTTGGACAGAATTAGAACATACCTTGACTGCTTTTCACTAA
- a CDS encoding helix-turn-helix domain-containing protein: METYTWSYLKKYPKQTKRLLGIDDNQLEQLIALGKLLHQKKKEENEKTKIRINQPGAGSPSLLAEEEQIVLTLVYLRHNISFQLLGLLFQVSESTAHNIFTYWQTLFEGELPPSLLEQIKKFQEEKEIVLEMLTDYELIVDSAEQAIERPSDYQEQKKYYCGATPAIRNRLGNAHQETG, from the coding sequence ATGGAAACTTACACTTGGAGCTATCTAAAAAAATATCCTAAACAAACCAAAAGATTATTAGGAATTGATGACAATCAATTGGAACAATTGATTGCTCTAGGGAAGCTTCTTCATCAGAAAAAAAAAGAAGAGAACGAAAAAACAAAAATTAGAATTAATCAACCTGGTGCGGGAAGTCCATCTTTATTAGCAGAAGAAGAACAAATTGTTCTAACGTTAGTTTATTTAAGACATAATATAAGTTTTCAACTCTTAGGACTACTTTTTCAAGTAAGTGAGTCAACGGCTCATAATATTTTTACTTATTGGCAAACACTTTTTGAAGGAGAGTTACCACCAAGTTTATTAGAACAAATAAAAAAGTTTCAAGAAGAAAAAGAAATAGTTCTTGAAATGTTAACTGATTATGAATTGATTGTAGACAGCGCAGAACAGGCTATTGAAAGACCTTCAGATTATCAAGAACAAAAAAAATATTATTGCGGTGCGACCCCGGCGATTCGTAATCGCCTAGGGAACGCGCACCAAGAGACAGGGTAA
- a CDS encoding ISAs1-like element ISCysp6 family transposase — protein MAKGFADQKQSSKKKKEKGNIASIDEIQNNLLGYVKEIEDPRVQRSKKHLLKDVLAIAILAVIAGSQGWEDMENYGIAKQEWLSEFLELPHGIPSDDTFRRVFERIDPESLQKCLQKWVQSIMNSIQGEIIPIDGKTLRGSYDRNAGQCALHTVTAWASQQSLVLGQVKVENYSNEITAIPALLELLDITGSIITIDAMGTQTSIIQQICRQKADYIVTLKANHPTLFSQVKQWFTDTQNNGWDGIEHDYYKSVTKGHHRTEKRYVWAIPVAAMGELYQQQQWHGLQTIVVVERIRHLWNKTTHDIQFYLTSLPPNAQFLCHAIRTHWSIENNLHWTLDVTFSEDQCRIRSEYSPQNFALLRRLALNVLHQEKTFKRSLRQKMKQAAMNNNYMMTVLNSFCQADFR, from the coding sequence ATGGCCAAGGGGTTTGCAGACCAAAAACAATCTAGTAAGAAAAAAAAGGAAAAGGGAAATATAGCATCTATTGATGAAATCCAAAACAATTTATTAGGCTATGTCAAAGAAATAGAAGATCCTAGAGTACAAAGAAGCAAAAAACACCTCCTTAAAGATGTATTGGCGATCGCTATATTGGCAGTCATTGCAGGGTCCCAAGGTTGGGAAGATATGGAGAACTATGGTATCGCAAAACAGGAGTGGTTATCAGAGTTTCTAGAACTCCCTCACGGAATCCCGAGTGATGACACATTTAGAAGAGTTTTTGAGAGAATTGATCCAGAATCGCTGCAAAAATGCCTACAAAAATGGGTTCAATCTATAATGAATTCAATTCAAGGAGAAATTATCCCCATCGATGGCAAAACATTAAGGGGTTCTTACGATCGCAACGCCGGACAGTGCGCTTTACATACGGTCACAGCGTGGGCATCCCAGCAGAGTCTGGTGTTAGGACAAGTCAAAGTTGAAAACTACTCCAATGAAATTACGGCCATTCCTGCCTTACTCGAACTATTAGACATTACAGGCTCGATCATTACCATTGATGCAATGGGAACTCAAACCAGCATTATCCAACAAATTTGTCGGCAAAAAGCTGACTACATTGTTACTCTCAAAGCTAACCATCCTACTTTATTTTCTCAAGTCAAGCAATGGTTTACTGATACCCAAAACAATGGCTGGGATGGCATTGAACATGATTACTACAAAAGTGTAACCAAGGGCCACCACCGCACCGAGAAACGATACGTTTGGGCTATACCAGTAGCAGCTATGGGAGAGCTTTACCAGCAACAACAATGGCATGGACTGCAAACTATTGTCGTAGTCGAACGCATCCGTCACTTGTGGAACAAGACTACCCACGATATTCAGTTTTATCTGACCTCTTTACCTCCCAATGCCCAATTCCTTTGCCATGCGATCCGCACCCATTGGAGCATTGAGAATAACCTTCATTGGACACTCGATGTCACTTTTTCTGAAGATCAATGCCGTATTCGGTCAGAATATAGTCCACAGAACTTTGCTCTTCTAAGACGATTGGCTCTTAATGTTCTCCATCAAGAAAAAACATTTAAACGTAGTCTTCGCCAGAAAATGAAGCAAGCTGCTATGAACAACAACTATATGATGACTGTTCTCAATTCCTTCTGTCAAGCGGATTTTAGATGA
- a CDS encoding DUF4087 domain-containing protein has product MKIIVFTFLTFLLSQNPLLAKERRCGWLFNPTPSNWWLIDANDQWVLSLQGSHQATGVHIRNFESDEWMYAYPGGSPSYGYGCACLDVIVDYQTKYILSVENGFYQKLDVCKTDPHLPPPPFENPSQLKYLSIKEY; this is encoded by the coding sequence ATGAAAATTATTGTATTTACATTTTTAACTTTTTTGCTGAGTCAAAACCCCCTATTAGCCAAAGAACGACGATGTGGCTGGTTATTTAACCCAACTCCTAGTAATTGGTGGTTAATTGATGCTAACGATCAGTGGGTTCTTAGTTTACAAGGTAGTCATCAAGCAACAGGAGTACATATTCGTAATTTCGAGTCAGATGAATGGATGTATGCTTATCCTGGCGGTTCACCCAGTTATGGTTACGGTTGCGCTTGTCTTGATGTTATCGTAGATTATCAAACTAAGTATATTCTATCAGTTGAGAATGGCTTTTATCAAAAATTAGATGTTTGTAAAACTGATCCTCATTTGCCTCCTCCTCCGTTTGAAAATCCATCACAATTAAAATATTTATCGATCAAAGAATACTAA
- a CDS encoding GIY-YIG nuclease family protein, with protein MKQLNLFNNNSSSLTPKKENLIMDREALIKWKKRIFKYQESLKNTQPQQQTLFEMPKTSWHTVDDIKPFELPIHNCLFWRMPEPKSQFTDESNKGYLYFIIDNTLPILLYCGETRLTVNKRWSGVHDCKDYIRNYIQLHRIHKVDVGVVSAFWEHIPPDKKVLLEWERQLILKYRSPFNKENWKYWGQPFQKEWK; from the coding sequence ATGAAACAACTTAACCTATTTAATAATAACTCATCTTCTCTGACTCCCAAAAAAGAAAATCTCATTATGGATAGAGAAGCGTTAATAAAATGGAAAAAGAGAATATTTAAGTATCAAGAAAGTCTAAAAAATACTCAACCTCAACAACAAACTTTATTCGAGATGCCTAAAACTTCATGGCATACAGTTGATGATATTAAGCCCTTTGAGTTACCAATCCACAACTGCTTATTTTGGAGAATGCCAGAACCTAAGAGTCAGTTTACTGATGAAAGTAATAAAGGTTATCTATATTTTATAATTGATAATACTTTACCTATTTTATTATATTGCGGAGAGACTCGACTAACTGTAAATAAGCGGTGGTCTGGAGTTCATGACTGTAAAGATTATATCAGAAATTATATTCAATTACATCGTATTCATAAGGTTGATGTTGGAGTTGTTTCTGCCTTTTGGGAACATATTCCCCCAGATAAGAAAGTATTGTTAGAATGGGAAAGGCAATTAATACTAAAATATAGAAGTCCTTTTAATAAGGAAAATTGGAAATATTGGGGGCAACCGTTTCAGAAAGAATGGAAATAA